One window of the Triticum dicoccoides isolate Atlit2015 ecotype Zavitan chromosome 3B, WEW_v2.0, whole genome shotgun sequence genome contains the following:
- the LOC119275084 gene encoding auxin-responsive protein IAA2-like → MAWSGFREAAAGESGLELSLGLPAYFTKPAAPTAGLDGHESSGAGDFARQPQGASNGYKAKPAAAAAAPVVGWPPVRSFRRNLAASKPSSSKEDGRATKDNDLAVKGADEPAGRKGLFVKVNMDGVPIGRKVELKEHGSYADLSATVDKLFRSLLAAQRDTAAAPDAIAGGEYTLVYEDDEGDRMLVGDVPWHMFIVTAKRLRGLKSSDLPASSLTAAGSRKRPAAAADC, encoded by the exons ATGGCGTGGAGCGGGttcagggaggcggcggcgggggagagCGGCCTGGAGCTCAGCCTCGGCCTACCCGCCTACTTCACCAAGCCGGCAGCACCGACAGCAG GTTTGGACGGGCATGAGTCGAGCGGCGCCGGTGATTTTGCTCGCCAACCTCAAGGAGCAAGCAATGGCTACAAGGCCAA GccggcagcagctgcagcagctccgGTCGTGGGGTGGCCGCCGGTGCGCTCGTTCCGGCGGAACCTGGCCGCCTCCAAGCCGTCGTCGTCCAAGGAGGACGGCAGGGCAACCAAAGACAACGACCTCGCCGTCAAGGGCGCCGACGAGCCTGCTGGCCGGAAGGGCCTGTTCGTGAAGGTCAACATGGACGGCGTCCCCATCGGCCGGAAGGTGGAGCTCAAGGAGCACGGCAGCTACGCCGACCTCTCCGCCACCGTCGACAAGCTCTTCCGCAGCCTCCTCGCCg ctcaaagggACACCGCTGCTGCACCCGACGCGATCGCCGGCGGGGAGTACACGCTGGTGTACGAGGACGACGAGGGCGACAGGATGCTGGTCGGGGACGTCCCATGGCA CATGTTCATCGTCACGGCGAAGAGGCTGCGAGGGCTCAAGAGCTCCGACCTGCCGGCCTCATCG CTGACGGCGGCCGGGAGCAGGAAGAGGCCGGCGGCTGCGGCTGACTGCTGA